The Dehalobacter sp. DCM sequence AGTGAAGCGATTATAAGGAAGGTATTGAAATGAAGGAAATCATATTGTTCCCTCCTGCCACCATAAGTAAAGCCGCCTTGGAAGAAGTCATTCACTGCAATGAAATCACCCTGCGTTATGGATTGGAATTATCCTGTGAAGAAGCCCTTGATCTTATCGAAACACGCAGCCGATCGCTTCTTAGCTATGGGAGGATCGAATTTGCCGGTGGCGTGATCAATAAGATCATTCTGGCGTTCTGTAACTCACCTTACCTATCACATCATAATTATGCTGAAACACTTAACGACCTGCTCGAGACTTTTTACTATTATAAAAACGAGACTTTGGATGAAATCAGTGACGATGAACTTATCACATTAATGAAAGACTACTTTGATCACCAATGCCAGGGATCCATTGCGTTGCTGCAAAATCGCGAATTGGAATTACTAGCTCGTAATGTCCGTTACGGCGTGGCAGATTACACCAAGGTAACAGATGGCAGCAAGAATGATTGGATGTCGTATTATTTTGATGAGTATTATCAGGAGGATAAAAATGACTGACCTGCAAAAACACTATACACTCTCTGGAGATAATTTGAATGAGGCTGCTTATCTTCAGTCGATTCTCGAAGAAGCCTATCGGCTAAAACGTCTCTCTGAAGCAGAATTATTGGACATACAGGGACAAAGTATCCGAATCTTAACTCAGCAGATGGAAAGATATACCCGGGGCGAAAGCAGTTCGGTAAAAATCGAAACAGCCCAGCAATTAATGGCATCTGTTTTATATACCGTTGATTTTTATTTAAAAACATTGCCGGATCCTGATCTTTGCCTGAAGACCCTTCTGAGTCGGCCTTTACAGGGTATTTTTCTTGAAGGCAATGCATTGATTCGGTCCCAAGTGGTTCATACCCATGAATTATTTGACGCAATGAAGAAGACGCGTCTCAACACACTTAACTGTGCGTATAACAATACGCTGGATGTCGCGCTTCCCTGCTTTTTCTCATCCTACGATCCGGAGTTTGCAGCACATGAAATTCCTGCCTTAATTGATTATCCCATATCCTATGATGATCCGAAAAAAACAGGTATTGAATATATTCTGGATTACATCCTAACCTTAACGCATGAAAATCTTTTCTGCCAGTGTTTTTCTGCAGAGGATATTCATGGGTTACTCTATGGCTACGCTGTTGATTATCCGGATCTGCTTATTAATATCTTTGAACAGGTGCTTATCAATGCGTTGGGAGTAGTTATGCTCAATAATCCGACTGGAGATCTTCGTATCACCGCAACCGATCGAATAACCCTAAAAAACAAATTCTACGGTTTACCCAAGGAAAAGCTGTTGGATGCTTTAAAAGAAGCCAGTGCTCAGCTTTGCAGAGGTTTAAAAATCGTTGAGATGGAATCTGGCCAGGAAGTCCACCGCTATATTGACCGAGTTCTGCCTCAGATAGCTATTCGCATGGAAGACGCGCTCAAACTGGACCACCTGGACACCTTTTTTGTTGACTTGCAGTATGAAAATAAAGAGCGTTGGCTAACTTTTGTCGATGGTACACGTCTGCCCAACAGGAATTTCCGCATTCTAATTGAAAAAATTAGAAATTGCGGCTCGTTGGCTGATAAACTGAGTCTTATCAAAAAGTCTATTCATAGTATCCGAGATCTTGTTGATATTCTTGAAAGCGGTTACTTGCTTGACAATGAATATATTGACGTTTTTCAATCGCTTGGCGACACTGAGCTTGCCGTGTTAATCAAGAAACTACCAATAAAGGATCCTGCCCTGTTGTGGGAACCTTCCGGAATTCGAACCGACGAGTTACGGGAATGGCAATGTTCCCTTTATGATTTTTGCCTCAAGCTCCCTGCTGCAAAATCGGATACTATCATTCAATTAGCTCAGAATTTAGTGTTAAGGTGACATTTAAGTCTCAAAAAAGGAATAGAAGCGCAATTTGATATTTTGCAGCATGAACCCGAGTTTTAGTTGTATAATTGTAGTATTCAAATAATAGTTTAAAAATGAGGGAATGAACTATGTGTTGGTCGTGTAATGCCTATTGCGGTAATTGTAAGCCACCAAAGGAAAAACCGCGTATGTGTACGCAATGTAAAGCTGTCAATTTTGATTTAGAGGCAACACAGTGTAGAAAATGCGGTACTGAGCTTCCCCCGAGAATTCTGCCTAAGACGGTTTTTTGCCTTTATTGCGGACTCATGTGTGCTAACCCCTGCAAAAAAGCAGAGAAAGCCCCCTTGGATGGCGTTTGTGTACCCTGTAAATTAAGAACACCTCCCAAGGATGAAGCCTCTGAAAATAATCAATAAAAAATAAAGTCACTTATATTTTCTGATATACTAATAGAAAGACAGAGCCCCAAAGCTCTGTCTTTCCTCATAAATCACTATTTTTATGTATCGCGGCATAGAAAAGAGCACGCAATGATCTACCTTGCACCACCATAGATCGTTTATTACCTAACTATAATCTTTCGACTATAACCAAGCAGGTCGCCACCTATGATAATGGTTTGTTCAACCATGCAAGATATCTTAACAGCTACCTGCAACCTCACGGCTGTAAATAACCATCAAGGTTATACCATTTTGTAAATCCATACAAAGGGATATAAACTATGCGACACCCAGCATGATCTTAGCTCGACCTTTAACGATAGGTTGGAACCCTATAACAATCAGTCCAGCCGACTGCCATAAAGCTTTTCCCAACCGTTAAAAATCTTCCCTCCGACTGCATACAAGCCTTTTGACCTGTATACAATCTTTGGCCGACCCGGCTATACCTCCGAAAGAAGCACAACCGAATCTTGACTCAACCATTACGTACCCTTTACGTTCTTATTATTTGTATCTTAGCTAATAATATTCAGGCAATAAATACCTGATCAGTGCCGATCAGTCGTCGCCAAATTCGAATAATTCGCTGAGAAACGACTTCTTTTTATGCTTGGGATAACCGCCGTAATAACTATTATGGTGGACATCACGATGATCATACTGCTTATCATACGGTTTATCGTTATAGGCGGGCTGTTTAAAATTTGGTTCGTGGAAACTGTCGTCTGTTTTTGATCTTTCAATAATCTTATCCAGCTCACCGCGATCCAGCCAAATACCGCGACACTGTGGACAGTAATCGATTTCAATTCCCTGTCTCTCTGTCATTTGCAGATTGACATGACAAATTGGGCAATCCATGTGAACACCTCCAAAAACTTATAGAAGATAATCGATATTATTCTTCGCTCGTATTGAGTCTGATTATAATATCGTCTCCTGAGAGTTTATTGAAAATCGCGTAAAGTCTCTATTACATTTATTCGATGATTTGTATTGTACCCGGCGCTTCCACAATGTATCCGCCAATCTGTTCCAGTCGTGAGAAAAATTCATTTGATTTTAAAATGTTCAAAAAGGCTTGAACATTTTCCGATTCCATGGTGCGAGCCGGCATGATGAAATCATACTGTTCTTGACACACTGGAATAAAATCAAGACCGTAGATCCTGGCAGCCGAATAAATACCCATCCCGGCATCCGCACTTCCTGATGCGACTAAAGCAGCTACGGACATATGCGTGTATTCTTCCCGGTCATAGCCGTAAATATCTTTAAATGAAAGATGGTTCAGCTTGAGAAGGTAGTCCAACAGAATGCGTGTTCCGGAGCCTTTTTGGCGATTAACATAGCGGATACCTTCCCTGGTCAGGTCTTCAAGGCCGTTGATCATTTTGGGATTGCCTTGGGCGATCATCAGCCCCTGAACTCTTTTTACACAGCTGATCAGACTTATTTTTTCTTCGCCAAGGTATTTCTTTATATAGCTCAGGTTGTAACCGCCGGTTTCCTCATCGAGTAGATGGATAGCTGCAAGATGCGCTTCGCCCCGCTTAATGGCCATGATACCGCCCATACTGCCGACATGAGCCGAGGATATATAACGACCTCTGGAATGCTTGTTCATCAAATCACTGGCGACATCGATCAAGGGATCATGGCTGCCGATGATAACCAAGGTACGATTAATATCACGTTCTTGTTTTAGCAGCTCGACGACCACTTCTTGGCCAGCTTCATAACCCTCACAATTTAAAGGAATCTCCAGGATCGCATCGGCTTTGACCAATGACGTTACAACACCGGCACCCCGGTTAAGCGCTGTGGCAATCAATTTTCCATCGACATTGCCAAGTTTCATTCTGACAAATTCCTGATACTTTAAAGAAGATACGACTTTTTTGGATAGGATCGCCTTCGTTTGCACATTATCCCGAAGTCCGGAATGCAGAAGTATTTCCAATAATCGTTTAACAAATTTCTCCATAACAATCATACCGGAAACCGGATATCCCGGTACGCCGATGACCGGACGTTCATTGACGACACCGAGTATTGCCGGTTTACCCGGTTTAATCGCGATACCATGAATAATCACTGAACCCATCTCACGGATAACCTGCGTAGAAAAATCCTCTCGTCCGGCCGATGAACCGGCATTAAGAATAACGAGGTCACATTCGTCAGCCGCCTTTTTTACAGCGCTCTTAATCAAATCAAATTTGTCCGGAACGATGTCGTATACTTTGGGGACAGCTCCCCATTGCTGCAGCATGGCCGAAAATATGGATGAATTAAATTCAATGATCTCCCCACTTTTCGGATTGCTAATCGGGCTGACGATTTCATCGCCGGTCGGAATCAACCCGACAACTGGTTTTTTCCATACCTTAACCTTCATAACGCCGCCGGCGAGCATGGCACCGATAGCTGCAGGCTCAATTCGGATATTTGACGGAATAATCATTTCCGAAGCACAAATATCCTCCCCGATTTGGCGAATATTTTGCCACGGAGAAGCTGCGCTTAAAAGCTGCGCCTGGCCGTTGCCAAGCTGGATAACCTCTTCAACCATCACCACCGCATCGTATGGATCCGGAATAGGGTCTCCGGTATCGACGACCTGGTAATCGATCCCTTCCGTCAGTATGACAGGGGTGGTATCCGTGGCCCCAAACGTACTTTTAGCTAACAGGGCGATGCCATCCATCGCACTGGCATTATAATGCGGAGATGATATATTGGCATAAACAGCTTCTGACGTGATACGACCAAAACTGTCCTTTACAGCGATTTCTTCGGTTTCTTGATTTTTATTTAATGACGCAATAACTTCGAGGTAACGTTGGAGTGCTTCATTCAATTCCATATTATTCAAATATTCATAGCTCATATAACGACCCGTTCCCCCTCTGCTCATCCTTATGGTTTCCGCTATTTGCTAGTACTTAAGAAAGAATAACATCCACCTGGATGCCTTTATCCAACCCTTCACAGCCCCTGCCAATATGCACGTAACCGTCGGCTGCTGTGAGCATGGTTATCAGTCCCGATTTTCCGAAGACCGGATAAGCAACGTATTTGCCGTCAATTTCTTCTAGCTTTACAGGAAGATATTCTTCTCTGCCGTTATTTGATGGATAATTTCTAGCCATTTCAACTCTTACAACGGTTTTCGGTATATTATTCATGCATGTAAGCACCTTTAGGAGATGATGAACAAAAATATTAAATATGGTATAAGCCGAAGCAGGATGTCCGGGCAAACCAAAGATGGCTTTACCGTTAATTTTACCCAAAATAGTCGGTTTCCCCGGCTTCACGGCGATGCCATGGACAAGTATTCCTGGCGCTCCGAGCGCGTTAATAACCTTATAGGATTGATCCCGAGTACCGACTGAACTGCCGCCGGAAATCAAAATAACGTCCGATTGGTGCAGCGCCTTCTCCACGGTCGCTTTGATATCATCGTAATTATCCTTGACGATCCCATATAGCGTTGGTACCGCTCCAAACTTAAGCAGTCCGGCATAGAGCGCATATGAATTCGTATCACGCATCTGTGATCCCTGAGGTTTTTCTGAAATAGCTATAATTTCGTCACCGGTGGAGATGACACCGACGCGGACTTTTTGTTTCACTGAAATGGTTTCATAGCCCATGGCTGCCATAGCACCAATATCTTGTGGTCGAAGGACTGTTCCTGCTTTGATGACCGTATCGCCTATTTTTACGTCATCCCCTTTAAAAATGACGTTATTGCCAGGAGCTGACGATTTGTTGATGTAGATAAAACCATCCTGATAGTCTTCCGTGTATTCAATCATGATCACGGAATCGGCATTGGCTGGAAGCTCGCCTCCCGTGGGAACATAAACAGCTTGTCCGGGTTGAAGAATGACCGTGGGCTTTTCTCCCATCCGAATTTCACCTGCTAACTGGAGCTGAGCAGGCAGAGATTCCGATGCACCAAAAGTATCTGAGGATATGACCGCATAACCATCAACAGAAGACCGGTTAAAACCCGGAATTTCTTCATGGGCTAAGACGTCGGCACAAAGTATTCTCCCCAGGGCATCGGTGAGTGCAACTGTTTCATTCTCCAAAGGATAACCGATGAAATTGTTGTTAATGATTTGGATCACGTCATTGACACTCTTTACATCAAACATATCTTTCCCTCTTAAACCTCGTCTGTTCTCAAGTCTTTCTGTATTACACCGTATTCATTCCAAAATACGCGATTATAAGTAAGCTCCTTCTCTGTCTTGCCAATTTTTTGTTCAGCAGGGTAGCCAATGCCGATCATGCATTCCACTTTCATGTTCTTAGGAATTTTTAATAGACTGCTCACGTAGTCTTCGGTCGTTATGCTCTCGTTATGGCTGCGGTTTCTTACCTGGACCCAACATGAACCCAGACCCAGTGATTCGGCTGTCAGCTGAATGAATGTCGCGGCAATCGCGGCGTCTTCTGTCCAGGTATCACTCAGGCAGCTGTCTCCCAAAATGACAATAACCAGTGGGGCGCCATTCAGGAAAGATGAGCCATGTTCACGGGCTTGGGCTAATTTATTCAAAAGTCCGGAATCATTAACGACGATAAATCGCTGCGGATCAATCCCTCTGCCAGACGGTGCTAATAACGCAGCCGTCATTAGCTTTTGAATTTTCTCTATTTCAACCGGTACCTGCTGATATTTACGGATACTTCTGCGTTGATATAAGATCTCTTCTATCGCCATTTTTTCACTCCTCCAGAAAGTCACTGCTTTAAACCCCATCCGTACACATCGTGATAGTCACTCTTTTATAATTGCACCATATTTACTCTCACTAATAGGCTAGCATAATATACTGAAAACAACAACCGAAACAACATAAACTATAGCATTGTCGCTTAAAAACAGCCTTAACAATGCCTAAACAATCTATTCTAGTGTGCAAAGACGATGAGCTAAATTGGACGAGACACTACTTCAGCGCATACTGATTGCCAAATAACAAATCATATTCCAATAGCCAATAATCCCTATCATATGTTTCATACTGTGTCGGCAGTTCAGCAACCGGGTTCCCTTGTTTATCCACCGTCACTTTCGTGCTGAGAACAGTTAAATCAGAATATATATCCTGCGTAAAATCAAAGACGATATTTCCTTTCAACTGCAATTGCTCTAAGAGGTAAGCACTTAGAAAAAAGGGACTGATCAGGCCGATATCCTGAGTAATTGCCGTCGTTTGATAATTAGACCAGAGCACAAGCGGCACTGATTTCATCTTGATGGTGTCCTCTTCGGTCCACTGATTTTCAGCAGACGTAATGTATCCCGTTTCGCGATAGACCTGATATTCTTTACCCAAATACGGTAAATGGTCTCCAAAAAACATCAGAATCGTCGGTTTCTTCGACTTTTCCAGATAAGAGGTTAAATACGCAAGGGCTTTATCCGCATCGCGCACACCATGGGTATAGGTCTCAAGAATCTGTTCGCTGTTCGTGGATATATCACCGGTTACGCTGATCGGATTATGCGTATAGCGCGCCGCAGGATAGGGGCCATGGTTTTGCATCGTCAGTGCAAAGATGAATTGCGGCCCTTCTGCTTGGCTCAATTGCGCAATGATTTTTCTACTGACATCCATATCCCCGATATATTCCCCTGTTTTTTGGGCATTAGGAAAGTCATTAATGTTGTAAAAATGGTTAAAGCCCAATAAGGGATAAACGGTATCCCGATCATAGAACCAATCGTGATAGGGATGGATTGCCGTCGTTGTATAACCATAGCTTTTTAACAGATGAGGCAGCGCCGGAAGCGGATTGACAACATATTGCTGATAAGCGATCGATCCCTGAGGCAAATATTTAGTTGACAATCCCGTTAAGAGTTCAAATTCCACGTTAGCTGTACTGCCGCCGTAAACCGGAGAAAGAATCGCGCCGCTAGGGTACTGGTCTGATATCGAATGGAAATAAGGCAGCGGATCTCCGGAAAACGTAACACCAGGCAGAACGGTCGGATCCCAAAAGGACTCATTCAATACAATAATAATATCCGGTTTTACAGCGGGCGGTTCTTCCGCCCCAGCGTCAGATTTGGACTTACTGACAATACGATGGATGGCGCTCTCACTGTATCCGATTGGCGGGACCACAAGCGCATTTTCTACATTCATGATAAAGCCCAGCAACAACCCGTTCTGTAAGCTATTTTCAGACTGAACCCAATAGATATTTTCTATATTTGCCGCCTTGAAGAGGGTCTGGACAGGTGTATGACGATAAAAAACGAGGATAGGAATTAACACGATGGAAATAAAAAATAGTATAAGCCGGGGCTGCCACCCCAGGCGGTGCCTGGGGATAAAGAATACTCCGGCAATGATCACGATGACGATCAATAAAGCAAGGAGTATAAGGACAGTCCCAATTTCCCCGGTGATTTTCGGCAATAAATTATAGACCTGGTCAACACGTCCAAAATCCCAGGGGAAAAGCGGGTCACCCAAAAATTGTTTTTTAACATGATTGGTAATGGCAAAAACAATAAGTAAAACAGAGGATATGACCACCGCCCGCAATGTTCCTGTCAGAAAAAGAAAAAAAGAATTGAGCAACAGAATGGCGCAATAATTGATGATAAAAAGCGTGAAATAGGAAATGATCCATAGAAATGCATCTGAAATACTTTCTCTTTGGATCACTTCGATGGTCATCAACTGAAGCAGCGACATGGCTGCTATCCACAATAAAAATCCTCTGATGGTGATTTTTTTGTTGCGTAAGTTATTGTTGATGCGATTAACAAATCCGTGGAAGGCCTTCCCCATATAAGACATCGATAATTCGTTTTCCTCCCAGCCTTGTTTTTATGGTTACGAGCGGTTTTGCGTTGTCGGCAACTTTGCCGATAATCTGTGCATGTACACCGAGCGGATGCTGGTGAAGAATATCAAGCGCCATATCGGCATGTTCCGGGGCAATGATACACAAAAATTTGCCTTCATTCGCCATATATAACGGATCAAGCCCTAAAATATCGCAAAAAGATTTGACTTCAGGATCGACCGGAATCTGCGTTTCCTCAATCTCGATCCCATGACTTCCCGACTCCGCGATTTCATTCAGAACTGTTCCCAGGCCGCCGCGGGTAATATCCCGCATGACACGGATAGCAATCCCGTTGTCGATGAGGCCGCGGACCATTGGGCCCAGATCAGCACAGTCGCTGTGGATGGAATTATTGATTTCCATTCGTTGTGAAAGAATGCAAGCGTGATGGTTGCCCAGATTGCCGTTAATAATGACAATGTCGCCTTGCCGTATGTTTTCTGAACCAAAGAATCGCCCGGTTTTTCGGTAGCCTAGACCAGCTGTATTGATATAGAGACCGCCATTCCCCTGGACAACTTTTGTGTCGCCGGCAACGATCTTAATACCGGCCTCACGCGCTGTCTTGCTCAGTGAACCAACAATCCGGTCCAAGAGGTCAATATCGAGTCCTTCTTCAAGGATAAATCCGGCCGTCAGATACTGCGGTTCCGCCCCGCTCATCCATAGGTCGTTTACGGTTCCGCAGACAGCCAATTTCCCGATGTCTCCGCCGGGAAATTCCAACGGTGTTACCACAAAAGAGTCCGTCGTCATCGCCAATGGGTAATGTGCCACCGGCAGTGCCGCTGCATCTTCCATCTTATCCAGATAGTCGTTGGCCAGGTATTTTTGAAAAATATCCTTAATTAGTTCACGCGTTGCGTTGCCGCCGCTGCCATGCGCCATTACAATTTTCATCTATCCACCCGCTTTAATTTATTTTATCCAAAATAGTTTGAATTACCCGCATTGACACCCTTGCTTCTTTTCCGGTAAATGACCATATCAAGACTTACTTGACTAAAACTCTTACTTCTTTGAGAAACGATACCAAATACCGCAGGTGCCTTCAGAAGACACCATACAGGGCCCTTGTGCTTTTGCAGGAGTACAGGCTTTGGCAAACATCGGACACTCATCGGGGTTTATTTTTCCTAAAATGACTTCGCCGCAACGGCAGGCAGTCGGCTTTTGATTAGCGTCTCCCGTCAAATCGAAGGATCCGGCATCGTACTGTTGGTATTTTGGCCTCAGA is a genomic window containing:
- a CDS encoding DUF6323 family protein yields the protein MKEIILFPPATISKAALEEVIHCNEITLRYGLELSCEEALDLIETRSRSLLSYGRIEFAGGVINKIILAFCNSPYLSHHNYAETLNDLLETFYYYKNETLDEISDDELITLMKDYFDHQCQGSIALLQNRELELLARNVRYGVADYTKVTDGSKNDWMSYYFDEYYQEDKND
- a CDS encoding DUF6179 domain-containing protein, with translation MTDLQKHYTLSGDNLNEAAYLQSILEEAYRLKRLSEAELLDIQGQSIRILTQQMERYTRGESSSVKIETAQQLMASVLYTVDFYLKTLPDPDLCLKTLLSRPLQGIFLEGNALIRSQVVHTHELFDAMKKTRLNTLNCAYNNTLDVALPCFFSSYDPEFAAHEIPALIDYPISYDDPKKTGIEYILDYILTLTHENLFCQCFSAEDIHGLLYGYAVDYPDLLINIFEQVLINALGVVMLNNPTGDLRITATDRITLKNKFYGLPKEKLLDALKEASAQLCRGLKIVEMESGQEVHRYIDRVLPQIAIRMEDALKLDHLDTFFVDLQYENKERWLTFVDGTRLPNRNFRILIEKIRNCGSLADKLSLIKKSIHSIRDLVDILESGYLLDNEYIDVFQSLGDTELAVLIKKLPIKDPALLWEPSGIRTDELREWQCSLYDFCLKLPAAKSDTIIQLAQNLVLR
- a CDS encoding TFIIB-type zinc ribbon-containing protein, with amino-acid sequence MDCPICHVNLQMTERQGIEIDYCPQCRGIWLDRGELDKIIERSKTDDSFHEPNFKQPAYNDKPYDKQYDHRDVHHNSYYGGYPKHKKKSFLSELFEFGDD
- a CDS encoding molybdopterin biosynthesis protein translates to MSYEYLNNMELNEALQRYLEVIASLNKNQETEEIAVKDSFGRITSEAVYANISSPHYNASAMDGIALLAKSTFGATDTTPVILTEGIDYQVVDTGDPIPDPYDAVVMVEEVIQLGNGQAQLLSAASPWQNIRQIGEDICASEMIIPSNIRIEPAAIGAMLAGGVMKVKVWKKPVVGLIPTGDEIVSPISNPKSGEIIEFNSSIFSAMLQQWGAVPKVYDIVPDKFDLIKSAVKKAADECDLVILNAGSSAGREDFSTQVIREMGSVIIHGIAIKPGKPAILGVVNERPVIGVPGYPVSGMIVMEKFVKRLLEILLHSGLRDNVQTKAILSKKVVSSLKYQEFVRMKLGNVDGKLIATALNRGAGVVTSLVKADAILEIPLNCEGYEAGQEVVVELLKQERDINRTLVIIGSHDPLIDVASDLMNKHSRGRYISSAHVGSMGGIMAIKRGEAHLAAIHLLDEETGGYNLSYIKKYLGEEKISLISCVKRVQGLMIAQGNPKMINGLEDLTREGIRYVNRQKGSGTRILLDYLLKLNHLSFKDIYGYDREEYTHMSVAALVASGSADAGMGIYSAARIYGLDFIPVCQEQYDFIMPARTMESENVQAFLNILKSNEFFSRLEQIGGYIVEAPGTIQIIE
- a CDS encoding molybdopterin molybdotransferase MoeA, coding for MFDVKSVNDVIQIINNNFIGYPLENETVALTDALGRILCADVLAHEEIPGFNRSSVDGYAVISSDTFGASESLPAQLQLAGEIRMGEKPTVILQPGQAVYVPTGGELPANADSVIMIEYTEDYQDGFIYINKSSAPGNNVIFKGDDVKIGDTVIKAGTVLRPQDIGAMAAMGYETISVKQKVRVGVISTGDEIIAISEKPQGSQMRDTNSYALYAGLLKFGAVPTLYGIVKDNYDDIKATVEKALHQSDVILISGGSSVGTRDQSYKVINALGAPGILVHGIAVKPGKPTILGKINGKAIFGLPGHPASAYTIFNIFVHHLLKVLTCMNNIPKTVVRVEMARNYPSNNGREEYLPVKLEEIDGKYVAYPVFGKSGLITMLTAADGYVHIGRGCEGLDKGIQVDVILS
- a CDS encoding nitroreductase family protein, producing the protein MAIEEILYQRRSIRKYQQVPVEIEKIQKLMTAALLAPSGRGIDPQRFIVVNDSGLLNKLAQAREHGSSFLNGAPLVIVILGDSCLSDTWTEDAAIAATFIQLTAESLGLGSCWVQVRNRSHNESITTEDYVSSLLKIPKNMKVECMIGIGYPAEQKIGKTEKELTYNRVFWNEYGVIQKDLRTDEV
- a CDS encoding LTA synthase family protein; this translates as MSYMGKAFHGFVNRINNNLRNKKITIRGFLLWIAAMSLLQLMTIEVIQRESISDAFLWIISYFTLFIINYCAILLLNSFFLFLTGTLRAVVISSVLLIVFAITNHVKKQFLGDPLFPWDFGRVDQVYNLLPKITGEIGTVLILLALLIVIVIIAGVFFIPRHRLGWQPRLILFFISIVLIPILVFYRHTPVQTLFKAANIENIYWVQSENSLQNGLLLGFIMNVENALVVPPIGYSESAIHRIVSKSKSDAGAEEPPAVKPDIIIVLNESFWDPTVLPGVTFSGDPLPYFHSISDQYPSGAILSPVYGGSTANVEFELLTGLSTKYLPQGSIAYQQYVVNPLPALPHLLKSYGYTTTAIHPYHDWFYDRDTVYPLLGFNHFYNINDFPNAQKTGEYIGDMDVSRKIIAQLSQAEGPQFIFALTMQNHGPYPAARYTHNPISVTGDISTNSEQILETYTHGVRDADKALAYLTSYLEKSKKPTILMFFGDHLPYLGKEYQVYRETGYITSAENQWTEEDTIKMKSVPLVLWSNYQTTAITQDIGLISPFFLSAYLLEQLQLKGNIVFDFTQDIYSDLTVLSTKVTVDKQGNPVAELPTQYETYDRDYWLLEYDLLFGNQYALK
- the hypE gene encoding hydrogenase expression/formation protein HypE — translated: MKIVMAHGSGGNATRELIKDIFQKYLANDYLDKMEDAAALPVAHYPLAMTTDSFVVTPLEFPGGDIGKLAVCGTVNDLWMSGAEPQYLTAGFILEEGLDIDLLDRIVGSLSKTAREAGIKIVAGDTKVVQGNGGLYINTAGLGYRKTGRFFGSENIRQGDIVIINGNLGNHHACILSQRMEINNSIHSDCADLGPMVRGLIDNGIAIRVMRDITRGGLGTVLNEIAESGSHGIEIEETQIPVDPEVKSFCDILGLDPLYMANEGKFLCIIAPEHADMALDILHQHPLGVHAQIIGKVADNAKPLVTIKTRLGGKRIIDVLYGEGLPRIC